The Patescibacteria group bacterium region AAGCCGGAGTTATCAGTAGATGAGATTGCCAATGAGCTTGACGTAAATTTCAAAACTATTTCCGAGCACATCAGACGTCTTGCTATTTCTGCTATTGTACTCAAGCGCCCTGATGGCTCAAGTGTTCGACACAAGATTACAAAAAGAGGAGTAGATATTCTTAAGTTCTTGAGAACACTAGAATAAGAGGGTTTGGGTGAATGTGTGTAGAAAGTAAAAAAATAGTGCAAAAGAGAAAAATGTAAAAGAGAAAAATTCGATGGTAAAAATAAGTAATAAAAATATGACAAAACTTTACATCGTCGCAACACCAATAGGTAATCTTGAAGATATCAGCGCACGGGCAATACGCATTTTAAGTGAAGTTGATGTGATTTTATGTGAAGATACGAGGGTGACGAAAAAACTTCTCTCCAGATATTCCATCAATACACCAACGCTTTCGTTCCACGCTCATAGCAAACTTTCAAAAACAAACAAAATTACTGCTTTACTTGAGGAAGAAAAAAACCTCGCACTTGTAA contains the following coding sequences:
- a CDS encoding winged helix-turn-helix transcriptional regulator, which translates into the protein MAKEKKTYRELERIARGFSNHRRIQIMELLHKKPELSVDEIANELDVNFKTISEHIRRLAISAIVLKRPDGSSVRHKITKRGVDILKFLRTLE